GATTGCTGCTTCTCGACCAGTGTTTTGAAAGAAGATGAATATAAATTGTATATGGGTGGAATTGTAGCTCAGCTACAGGACTACTACCAAGATGCTTCTTTTATGGTTTTTAACTTTAGAGAAGGGGAAACTAGGAGCCAAGTTTCAGATTTGTTGTCTCAGTATGATATGACAGTCATGGAGTATCCTCGAGAATACGAGggatgtccacttttatcattagaaATGATTCACCACTTCTTGAGATCTAGCGAGAGCTGGTTATCTTTGGAAGGACAACAAAATGTGCTGTTGATGCACTGTGAAAGAGGAGGTTGGCCTGTGCTTGCTTTTATGCTTGCAGGCCTGCTCTTATATCGCAAACAGTACACTGGTGAGCAGAAGACCCTTGAAATGGTATACAAACAAGCTCCAAAAGAACTTATTCATCTTTTGTCTCCTGTAAATCCCCAGCCTTCCCAGCTGAGATACCTTCAGTACATTTCCCAAAGAAGTTTGGGTTCCGGCTGGCCACCTTCAGACACACCTCTTGCTCTGGATTGTATTATTCTAAGAGTTCTCCCCTTGTTTGGTGGGGGTAAAGGTTGCAGACCAGTAGTGCGTGTTTATGGGCAGGACCCGTCTTCTACGACAGCCAATAGAAGTTCAAAGCTCTTGTTTTCTTCTTTAAAAACTACAAAGCATACTCGATTCTACTCCCAGGTAACCTAAAAACTAAAAAATCTTAGACACAAAGGATGTTCTATTGAGGTTTGAACTTAAAGTGTGGTTTCTTCTTAATTGCAGGAAGAATGTCTGCTAGTCAAATTAGATTTTCATCGCCAAGTTCAAGGTGATGTTATCATTGAGTGCGTTCATTTAGAGGATGACTTGGTAGGAGAAGAATTGATTTTCAGAGTCATGTTCCACACAGCATTTATCCGGTCAAACGTATTGATGTTGAATCGTGACGAAGTTGATGTTCTGTGGGATGTGAAGGTCCAGTTCCCTAAAGAGTTCAAGGCAGAGGTGGGGTCTTTGCTTATTTGAATTGATGCTCTTTTGTATTTTGGTATGTTTATTATTGACATAAAAGTTGATCTTGTTCTGTATCATATGTAGGTACTGTTTTCGGATGTCAATGCTGTATCAATCATCACCAATGATGTGTCTGGCGAAGATGGGAATGAAACAGAAGGTGCTTCACCCGAAGAGTTCTTTGAGGTAGAAGAAATATTTAGCAGCATTGACACACAAGTTGGGAAGGGGGACCAAGACACTCATGTATCTGAAGAAAATAGTGTTAATCGGAGAAATAAACCAAGTGACAAGAATGATTTAATAATTTGGAAAGAAGATCTAGAACCTCATGCGTTTCTGGACTGTGCATCAGACGACGGAACTCCAAGGCATGACGGTAATCGTAACATATATGATAAAATTGACACTAAGGTTGACGAGTTTATCCATGACACGTCCTTTACCACAGAATCTAAAATAGTGACAGGTGATATGTCAAGGTCTACAGAAACTGAGATAAACCTTACTGATGTCAGTGGCACCTCAGATAACAAAGAAAATGAACATGAAAAGAAGGATGGTCCTATGAAGATGCTTGATAGACAGATTTCACATCAAAAGATTAGTGTGAGGGTGGCTGCTGGTGCCCGCAGCATATCTGATGCAATGAGTAATGAACAGGAAGGGAATTCCTATCCTGTGGAGATGCTAGAAAGGCAGAGTTCACAGCGGAAGTTGAGTGCTGATGTACCAAGACATAACTATGATAATTCTAACCCTCCTGCAACGAAAAAAGTTCCCTCTATAAGTTCAAAACAAGTTGCAGATTCAGTGAGttccaaacaaacaatcaaacAGCAAGATTCTCAAGGCAGTATTTCAAAGCAGGCTAAGCCGAACAAAATATCTAGGTGGATCCCTTCTAACAAAGGTCCTTACACCAATTCAATGCACGTGGCATATCCACCAACAAGGTATAATAGTGCACCCCCTATGCTAGCGCTCGCAAAGGATACTCATTTTAAAGGCAATACAAAGGCTCGTTCTTCGGAACTGACAAGTAGCCCCGAATCAATCTTTGAAGTAGATTCCAAGACAACTGCATATAGTCTACCGGTTAAGGCCACTTCCCCGGTATTAGATTCCTTACCACCAGATGTGGCTTCCCTGGCTCCGCCTCCACTTACAAGCTTAGGGAAAACTGTAGCTCAGTCAAACCGCCgaccacctcctcctcctccaccGCTACCACTTTCTTCTCGAGTTTCACCTCCACCTCCTCCACCCCCACCTCCTTTTTCTCGAGTGTTACCTCCACCTCCTCCACCCCCGCCTCCTTTTTCTCGGGTATCACCTTCAGCTCCTCCAACCCCACCCCCACCTCTTTTTTCTCGAGGATCATCCAATTCATCCCAAATTCCTATGTCTCAGACTTCATCCCCGCCGCCGCcgccaccacctccaccacctCCACCACCTCCACCACCTCCACCTTTTTCTCGAGCTCCACCTCCTCCTCCCACGCCTCCTTTTTCTAGAGCTCAATACTTGCCTCCACCACCTCCTTTAGCTCAAGCTCCACCTCCACCTCCGCCACCGCCTTTCACTCGGAATCCACCCCCTCCACCACCGCCTTGTACTCGAATTCCTCCCCCACCCCCTCCTCCTCCGATGCATGGATCCTCACCTCCACCTCCGCCTCCTCCGCCTAATCGTGGGGCCCCATCTCCACCGCCACCACCTATGCGTGGACCACCTCCAGCACCTCCACCTCCTATGCGTGGACCGCCTCCACCACCTCCGCCTCCAATGCATGGAGGACCGCCTCCACCACCTCCACCTCCAATGCCTGGAGGACCGCCTCCACCACCTCCTCCTCCTGCTTTGGCTGGTCGATCACCACCACCTCCTCCAGCACACGAAGGCCCCCCGCCGCCACCTCCCCCGCTAAGAGGGCCGCCTCCACCACCTCCTCCTGGAGCACGCGGACCTCCTCCACCACCTCCTCCTGGAGCACGCGGACCTCCTCCACCGCCTCCTCCTGGAGCACGTGGACCTCCTCCACCACCTCCTCCTGGAGCACGTGGACCTCCTCCGCCACCTCCTCCTGGCGCACGAGGACCTCCTCCGCCACCTGGACCACCTAGACCTCCAGGTGGTGGCCCTCCGCCCCCTCCATCATTTGGTGCAAAAGGACCAACAGCTGATGGTCGAGGCTTGACTGCTGGAAGAGGACGTGGGCTTCCTCGTCCAGGAGGCACGCCTGCTTTAGCACCCCGAAGATCTACCTTAAAACCTCTGCACTGGAGCAAGGTCACCAGGGCACTGCAAGGAAGCTTATGGGAAGAGCTTCAAAGGAATGGTGATCTTCAAAGGTAACAATGTTCTTACTGCTTCAGTCATCTTGTTTCTGTTTACTTGTGTCTTTTCCATGAACACCTTTCTTTAATTTCAAGTTACTTGCTGTTACAATGACATGTTCTAGTTCTGTTATATTAGTTTTCTAATTAAAGGTGCATTCTTTTGCATGTAGCTTAAATTTGTTTTTTGAATCTATTAATAATGTACACTTAACCAAAATTCCACCTTCAAAACTAGTTCGCCAGAATTTGATGTGTCAGAAATAGAGTCCCTTTTTTCTGCTACACTCCCAAAGTCGAGCAGGACAGGTGGCAAGTCAGATGACAGGAGGAAGTCTCTTGGATCTAAGCCTGACAAAGTTCACCTGGTAATACTTGCAATTCTTTGCATGCATGTGTGATTGCTGGTATCTGTATGCACAttcatattattatttatttctatctCCATTGTGTTTATATATTTATGCCACCGAGAAAAAAAATACTCTTTTTCATAAACGTCACTCTTCATGTGGATTTAGTGTATATTACTGCTGTAGCCTTCTTTAAAAACTTTATTAAGCAATTCTCGTCCTCAATTCCCGAGTTCTATTTTTCACCTTTTTACCAACAACTTTCACTCAAATGTGTTTACATGGTCTGAAATTTCATGTTGATGTCTCCTACCACCTCAATGGATACTTTGAAGATCATTTTATGGAATTGCTAATTGTATTCCTTGTACATGATAATTATTATTTGTGATAGTTTGGGGAatcttttttttttttgttttgaacTAAAATCATTTAAACCTCGTACTTTTTTCTATTacgatttttatttatttctgtTTATCTATCTCTCTACTATTTAATATTCTCTAAATCTCTGTAGGTTGATCTTAGGCGTGCAAACAACACTGAAATTATGCTCACAAAGGTCAAAATGCCACTTCCTGACATGATGGTATGCTTAACTTTATGGTTTCTTTGCTATGTATTAATGTTTTTGCCTATCATATGCAGTAATAGTTTTTCTTTCTCCCTTGGGCATAAGGTGTTTTAAAAGCACCCTTTAATCAGTTCTAGATAAGCTTGATATGTTTTTTTCGAATGATAGAAACCTGATTTTTTGGATGTAAAAAACTAAGATAATCCTTGAGATATCAATCCCTGGTGAATGCTCTGTATGCTAGCAATTGAACATATATTTTGTGACTGTAGGATACTATCCCAATGTCATTTTTCCAGTATACAAACACGTCCTGTATTTATATCTTCCGAACCTGACGAGGATAACAAAACATAAAGCCAAATAgcttttaatatttttattttaccATACTATACAAATTTTGTAAAGAACTGCAAGTCCTATTCTCAATCTCCCCTTTAATATACTCGAACATATAAAACATACGAGGAGACCAATGTTTATGTTTGTAATATATGGTGTCTGAATGCATGTGCTGCCTGAGCTGTTTATCTTCATATTTCATGTTGAAGTAACATGTTCGTAGGATCTCTCAGGAACTAGTATGTTATACGCCAAGTTCTGTTGGTCAAGCAATAGCTAAAGTGCAACAATCTAAGAAACTGGATAATCTTATTGTAAAAGATGACCTGAAAATTAAATGGTCATTAGCATAATAGTTTTATAATAAGCAAATTTAAGGCACTGACCAGTGGCCAGCTCGGCCAATTAGTTTCATAAGTGTGCTAAtaattattaggaatatgttaaAGCGGACGGTCCTTGCTAATTGAGTCGTTACAAGTTCGGTCTAAAATTAGGTTATAGGTTCATTTAGGCCGTTTTACCAGTCTTTATTCTGTGTGTGCGATGTCACATATTGTAGTTTTCCTCTGATTTTAATCTTTATAGTTATAGTATGTGAAAAGCTTGATTACTGATAATGTCAAACTCTAAAATGGAGGAAACCTGTAGTAGTGGTATCATCCATAACATGAAGTGGAAACATCTTTGTTTATTCCTCTTTGGCTTATTTGTTGTTCTCCATAGCTTATGAGTTCCTCTAGTTTGCTGCTAAAAGTTTTCATTTTTCTTCACTTTACTTTTACCATCAAGAACTCATCTCATTTAACGAGTTTTTGCTTATCCATTATTTGTTCATATCTTCATCCAGGTGCATTACTGAAATGAGTTAAATTGTTTAATATTCAACAATCTATGTGTTATCTAGTGTGATAGCTCATTTCTAGTTTTGCCGTTGAAAATGTTCACTTGTCAAAAATAAAAAAAGCTATTCTCCAAATGGTGTAAGATGTTAGGATATCTGATTTTGTTTAGATGGTATGTTTTTACTGCATTTTTTGTCCTCAGTGTCCAGGGCAGTAGTGGCTTGTAACTCCGCTGCTTTCATGGTAGCTGGCAATATAGAAGCTTATTATGTGATTTGTGTGGTA
This sequence is a window from Apium graveolens cultivar Ventura chromosome 9, ASM990537v1, whole genome shotgun sequence. Protein-coding genes within it:
- the LOC141683430 gene encoding formin-like protein 20 isoform X1 — protein: MALFRRFFYRKPPDRLLEISERVYVFDCCFSTSVLKEDEYKLYMGGIVAQLQDYYQDASFMVFNFREGETRSQVSDLLSQYDMTVMEYPREYEGCPLLSLEMIHHFLRSSESWLSLEGQQNVLLMHCERGGWPVLAFMLAGLLLYRKQYTGEQKTLEMVYKQAPKELIHLLSPVNPQPSQLRYLQYISQRSLGSGWPPSDTPLALDCIILRVLPLFGGGKGCRPVVRVYGQDPSSTTANRSSKLLFSSLKTTKHTRFYSQEECLLVKLDFHRQVQGDVIIECVHLEDDLVGEELIFRVMFHTAFIRSNVLMLNRDEVDVLWDVKVQFPKEFKAEVLFSDVNAVSIITNDVSGEDGNETEGASPEEFFEVEEIFSSIDTQVGKGDQDTHVSEENSVNRRNKPSDKNDLIIWKEDLEPHAFLDCASDDGTPRHDGNRNIYDKIDTKVDEFIHDTSFTTESKIVTGDMSRSTETEINLTDVSGTSDNKENEHEKKDGPMKMLDRQISHQKISVRVAAGARSISDAMSNEQEGNSYPVEMLERQSSQRKLSADVPRHNYDNSNPPATKKVPSISSKQVADSVSSKQTIKQQDSQGSISKQAKPNKISRWIPSNKGPYTNSMHVAYPPTRYNSAPPMLALAKDTHFKGNTKARSSELTSSPESIFEVDSKTTAYSLPVKATSPVLDSLPPDVASLAPPPLTSLGKTVAQSNRRPPPPPPPLPLSSRVSPPPPPPPPPFSRVLPPPPPPPPPFSRVSPSAPPTPPPPLFSRGSSNSSQIPMSQTSSPPPPPPPPPPPPPPPPPPFSRAPPPPPTPPFSRAQYLPPPPPLAQAPPPPPPPPFTRNPPPPPPPCTRIPPPPPPPPMHGSSPPPPPPPPNRGAPSPPPPPMRGPPPAPPPPMRGPPPPPPPPMHGGPPPPPPPPMPGGPPPPPPPPALAGRSPPPPPAHEGPPPPPPPLRGPPPPPPPGARGPPPPPPPGARGPPPPPPPGARGPPPPPPPGARGPPPPPPPGARGPPPPPGPPRPPGGGPPPPPSFGAKGPTADGRGLTAGRGRGLPRPGGTPALAPRRSTLKPLHWSKVTRALQGSLWEELQRNGDLQSSPEFDVSEIESLFSATLPKSSRTGGKSDDRRKSLGSKPDKVHLVDLRRANNTEIMLTKVKMPLPDMMAAALAMDESILDADQVENLIKFCPVKEEMELLKNYTGDKENLGKCEQFFLELMKVPRVESKLRVFLFKIQFNCQISDFTKSLKSVLAACDEVRNSYKLKEIMKKILYLGNTLNQGTARGSAVGFKLDSLLKLADTRATNNKMTLMHYLCKVLASKSPTLLDFHKDLLSLEPASKIQLKSLAEEMQAIIKGLEKVKQELSASENDGPVSEVFHKTLKEFVGVAETEVASLTNLYSVVGRNADALALYFGEDPARCPFEQVTATLLNFVRLFKKAHDENCKQAELEKKKAQKEIEMEKAKGINLTKKGGK
- the LOC141683430 gene encoding formin-like protein 20 isoform X2; the encoded protein is MALFRRFFYRKPPDRLLEISERVYVFDCCFSTSVLKEDEYKLYMGGIVAQLQDYYQDASFMVFNFREGETRSQVSDLLSQYDMTVMEYPREYEGCPLLSLEMIHHFLRSSESWLSLEGQQNVLLMHCERGGWPVLAFMLAGLLLYRKQYTGEQKTLEMVYKQAPKELIHLLSPVNPQPSQLRYLQYISQRSLGSGWPPSDTPLALDCIILRVLPLFGGGKGCRPVVRVYGQDPSSTTANRSSKLLFSSLKTTKHTRFYSQEECLLVKLDFHRQVQGDVIIECVHLEDDLVGEELIFRVMFHTAFIRSNVLMLNRDEVDVLWDVKVQFPKEFKAEVLFSDVNAVSIITNDVSGEDGNETEGASPEEFFEVEEIFSSIDTQVGKGDQDTHVSEENSVNRRNKPSDKNDLIIWKEDLEPHAFLDCASDDGTPRHDGNRNIYDKIDTKVDEFIHDTSFTTESKIVTGDMSRSTETEINLTDVSGTSDNKENEHEKKDGPMKMLDRQISHQKISVRVAAGARSISDAMSNEQEGNSYPVEMLERQSSQRKLSADVPRHNYDNSNPPATKKVPSISSKQVADSVSSKQTIKQQDSQGSISKQAKPNKISRWIPSNKGPYTNSMHVAYPPTRYNSAPPMLALAKDTHFKGNTKARSSELTSSPESIFEVDSKTTAYSLPVKATSPVLDSLPPDVASLAPPPLTSLGKTVAQSNRRPPPPPPPLPLSSRVSPPPPPPPPPFSRVLPPPPPPPPPFSRVSPSAPPTPPPPLFSRGSSNSSQIPMSQTSSPPPPPPPPPPPPPPPPPPFSRAPPPPPTPPFSRAQYLPPPPPLAQAPPPPPPPPFTRNPPPPPPPCTRIPPPPPPPPMHGSSPPPPPPPPNRGAPSPPPPPMRGPPPAPPPPMRGPPPPPPPPMHGGPPPPPPPPMPGGPPPPPPPPALAGRSPPPPPAHEGPPPPPPPLRGPPPPPPPGARGPPPPPPPGARGPPPPPPPGARGPPPPPPPGARGPPPPPPPGARGPPPPPGPPRPPGGGPPPPPSFGAKGPTADGRGLTAGRGRGLPRPGGTPALAPRRSTLKPLHWSKVTRALQGSLWEELQRNGDLQSSPEFDVSEIESLFSATLPKSSRTGGKSDDRRKSLGSKPDKVHLVDLRRANNTEIMLTKVKMPLPDMMAAALAMDESILDADQVENLIKFCPVKEEMELLKNYTGDKENLGKCEQFFLELMKVPRVESKLRVFLFKIQFNCQISDFTKSLKSVLAACDEVRNSYKLKEIMKKILYLGNTLNQGTARGSAVGFKLDSLLKLADTRATNNKMTLMHYLCKVLASKSPTLLDFHKDLLSLEPASKIQLKSLAEEMQAIIKGLEKVKQELSASENDGPVSEVFHKTLKEFVGVAETEVASLTNLYSVVGRNADALALYFGEDPARCPFEQG